From the Manis pentadactyla isolate mManPen7 chromosome 6, mManPen7.hap1, whole genome shotgun sequence genome, the window GGGACTTTTTCTCAGGTCGCAGGGCTGAGTCCACACTTGCAGATCACCACCTCTTCGCTCctcctctctggcccagtgggccCTTCTTTGGCTGCACTATCACAGCCTGTCTGCATAtgctacaatttttaaattttaggttAGAATTATGACATTTCCTAAGTAAAAACACCTTGTAATCCCCTAGTTTTCCAAATCATTGTTAAACTTTATAAACCAATTTTCTTAAATTGAGGAATGTCTTAATATGACAGCATTTGTTCAATTACTTAATTATTATAGATAATTTGAAGAGAGAATTTATTAGCCAGGTTGGGGTATTTTCCTCAACCCTTTTCTCCAGTTTTGTGTGGAAGTTTAGGTCAGTTTTTTCAATGGAGGTTTTTAGCTTCCTTATTTCTAGGCAGAATTATGATGTTTCCCTTGATGCTGATGTATCTGAAGGTGGAATCTGATTATTAGTTTTGTCACTGTGCCACTTAGTGTCATTTATCCTGAGGAAATGAAGTGTTTTTTGAGTGGGTAAGGAAGGAAAGTCTCATCACACACACGAAGTCACTGATGTTAGAGAAGAAAGCAGAACCCATCCTGTCCTTGAGTGTATATTGACATTTGAATGCTCAGCCTATTACTGCTTTCTTTATAATTCTCATTTGGGGGAATATATGCTTATTAATCTATCTGGCTGTTATCTTTAGTAGAGAGATGGTCAGAAGGAACCACACAAAAGAAGAAACCAAACGGTGTAAAAGAACCGGAAAGAACATCTGTAGTTTCCCATGAACCTAAACGGTTGGAAAAATCTACAGACACAGAGGAGAACAACGTAACCAGGCCACAATGTAGTGATAAAACCACCCAGTTCCCATCAGTCCATGCTGAGCTGCTCTCGGAGCCTGAGGCAGCAGCTGACGCAGCTTGTGGTCCGAAGCCATCCACCCTGAAGATCACTATTCcccccccatcaccaccaccactaacTCTCTCACCAGAGTTTGCCTACGTGCCAGCCGACCCAGCTCAGTTTGCTGCTCAGATGTTAGGTAAAGTTGCATCTACTCATTCTGATTCATCTGACATTTTAATGGTGGATGTGGCTACAAGTATGCCTGTTTTATCCGAGGAGGCGCTGGGCTCAGAGGCTGAAGATCACACGGTTGCCGCTCCAATTGCGTGTTCTGGAAAGGTGGTTGGGGGGGTTATGAGCCAAACATCTGTCCATATAGGTTTGGGTTCTGAGCCTAAAGACTATGAGGGTGCACCACCAACAGCTTCCTCAGTCCCCATGCAGGATGAACAAGAACCTCCTGCTTATGATCAAGCTCCTAAGGTTCCTTTGCAGGCTGATATTGTGGTTACATCCATCGTTCATATATCATCTATCTCTAACGATGAGCCTGTGATTGAAGTTGTTGTTTCTGTTGAACAAATACCACAACAAAGAGTTGTCCCTTTTACTGATCACGTTGCTTGTCCTAAAGAACATGAGCAGTCACCACGAGTTAGTCCCAGACTTGTAGGAGACAAGATGGCCTCAGGCATGTCTGAAAAATCTGTAGGTTCTGCCAAACTTGTACAGTTTGAGGATACAAAAGGCGATACCTCAGTAAATGTGGAGGTGAAAGGCTCCACCACAACAGTATGCTTGGAAAACTCCCTGCACCTGGAAGTCCCTGGCTCTCCTGGGCAGGAGTCCTGCGAACACGCAGCGTCCCGGGCGCCAGAGGGCGAACCTGTGCTCCCTGGGGAGGCTGCAGGAGCGGCGCGCCCCGCTGCGCCTGTGAGATCATCTGGCGGCCCCCCACTTCCTGTTCCAGAAATGGAACCAGAATGGGAAACAACACCTGAACCAGTTTTGATGGAGTCGGGTAAGAGAACTAGATactgataaatttaaaaattatctttcagGTGACATCTATATTTCAGATAACTGTCTAGATTGGCCCCTGCACAGTGATCAAGTTTTtctaagtagtttttaaaatgttaggCCTATTTAAAGGCTTTGTTGTTCTTGAGATTTTACATTTATGAGATGAGTGATTTTAAAGTAACATCATCAAGGCTTGGCTTGGAGCCCTTTTGTGTTACTCTCTTGGATGTAGTATGTAGTGGGAAACTTTAGAGCCTGTTATCAGCCACAAAGTAGATTTATGTGATCTGAATACTCTTATTGCAAGATGGTCACTAGGGGCTGTTGGTTTGAAATTTCTCACTTGTGAATGTAAAATCACTGTCTAGCGATGCATTTACATCGGCTGTGGCATTCTGAAAGTGAAAGAAATGGTGGTGGTTGGCTGCTTTCGCAATGAGTCAAGAGAGCTTTGCAACCGGCTTGGGGGCGGGACAGGCACTGCCATCCTGCAGCTGAGGGGGCAGGTCAGGCTGCAGTCCGGGTCAGGGAGCAGGGGGGGAGCAGCAGCACGGAGGACAGGCAGACACTTGAGCGACAGTGGACACAGCTAAGGTGACTGGCTTCCTTCCTTTGGGACCCCCGACAAGAGCCAAAATCAAGCTCCTTTCTTGGTTGCCGAGCTGTCTCCCACGCTTTCCTGTGACAGACATAATTTGACCTCCATCTCGGTCTAAGTGTGGCGTTTGGTCTGCGCACCCTCCTGCCTCATCCGGACAACGCAGGGATGCTTTCCTCCCGCAGGGATGGACGACATGCGTGAGCCTCCCCAATTCCTGCTGCGGCAGCTCTCTTGACTTCGACTCTtcccagagccagaaggatgCAGAAGGGTTCAGAAGCAGGTGTTGAGATAAATTCTGTCTGGCGGTGTGACAGGGATTCTGCACAGCTGAAAAGGCGGAGGGCAGTGTTGGGAGCGTGGCATCTGGCACGACTTGTGGCTTAAGCAGCACTTTCATCCAAGTCACTGTTCTCCCCAGTGCTCGCCTCTTCCTAAGGCCTAAGGGGATTGacaacacacataaactgaaGACTTGGCTTGGGCATAGTTTTTAACTAGTTTGAAGAAAGATCAACTGAAGTTCCTGCAGCTGCTGAAAACATACCAGCTTAATCACATGCATAGTGTTCTTTTCTGGGGAAGAAAACAGCTGCCCCAGCGATACCTAGCCCAGTGTTCAGGTGAGCTCGGCTGAGGCGCGGCTCTTCCGCCAGGAACCTTGCTGCCTCCACCCCGTCTTCTGGGACTCATGCTCCATGACAGGACTGCCTCATTAGGCAACTCAAACTTTGTTCACAGATTCCTTGTGTTGTGTTAAGACGGATGGTACTTCCAGACCATCTTCTTAAAGAGCCATTGTAGGCCTAAGCAGCCCTTTCCTGCTGCCTAGGACCGGTGATTTCAAGCCTTGCCTAAAAGGGGTGATCTCTGGGGTCTGAGTCCTAGAGCATGTGATGTTTTGTGTGTGATGACAAATTAATGGGAGATAATGGTGCCAGTGATGGGCCAGAGCTATTTGATTATGTGATTAAAACTaatgtaaataaaaaaatcattacaCAGATGCATTAACACTTTTTTCAATGGCTTGATGTACTTGCTCTTCAACTGACTTTATTTGGTAAAGCCAAAATATTAGTTCTCCATTCGCTGCCTGAGGACCCTGCAGAAGCCATGTCTGAAGTAGCTAGAAACAGCAACTTAGAATGAGAGTGCTTCCTCAGCCACAGCTCCTGGGTCCCCTGCCACTTGCTGTCACAACCTTGTTCTCATTATCCAATTGTAGAGAATCTCTTTCACTTTACCAAACAGAATTTAATTTAGCCCTTTCTATAGCATGCTTTATGGCACATATTACTATAGCTGTTTAttcatatgtaaaaaaaatttacatttcaaTGCATAGCACCTGATTCAGAGACCAAACCTTTAATGCctgcaaatttttttttatagcaaTAGCAGCAAGTGAAGCAGGACAACCACCACCATATTCTAACAAGTGGACCCTTTACTGTCTAACTGATATGAATCAACAAAGTCGCCCATCACTGCCACCTGCACCTGGGCCTTTCCCCCAAGCAGTCCTCTATTTATCTAATCCTAAGGAGCCACACTTCCTGCAGCACCCACCCAAAGTCACTTCTCCAGCTTACGTGATGATTGAAGACAGCAAGAAGGGCAATGCCCCGGCACCTTTTATTCTAGTAGGGTCACATGTTCAAGAGGCTCCGGACTGGAAACCTCTCCCTGGACATGCTGTGGTTTCTCAGTCAGATGCCTTGAAGAGATATGCTGTAGTACAAGTACCCATTGCTGTTCCTGCAGATCAGAAATTCCAGAAACATACCCCAAATCCCCAGAATGGCAGTCCTTCTACAAGTGGACAAGATGTCCCCAGGCCTCAAGGCCCGGTTTTTCTTTCCATTGCTTTCCCAGTAGGAGAGGTAGCCGAAAAAGGTTCAGGATCTAGTGACAAACATACTCCCTTTGGAAGTTATGGTATTGCTGGAGAAATAACTGTGACTACTGCCCATGTTCACAAAGCAGAAACTCAAAACTGGTAGGTACATTTCCTACCATGATGTGTGGCCCTGAACACTGCTgagttttcagcattttgatttGACCTGCAggttaagagtttttaaaaactgaattgaGATCTGCAGTAGGTTGGGGTCTGCTCTAATGTGACGTGGTATTGTCTCCAGCTTCCCTGCCACTGGTTCCTAACAAAAGCCCAGCCAGTGCACTACACCCTAACCACGCATACCAGCCACCTGGGGCCTAAGACATGACCTGCTCAGCTGAGTCACCGTTCAACACCGGTTCTATGTCTAGCCCCATAGACGATGCAAAAAGgggatagtttaaaaaaaaaatgtgggaaCTTTATAATCTAGTTGGCATGTTTAAGGAGTGGGGAGGAGCAGAGACAAGACATAAAGGGCAAGCCAGGTACTGAGCCAGTCGCCCTCTATCAGATAGGCTGCTCAGGCGCCGATGTAATACCTGAGTAGGAGAAGGAGCGTCCTGGCAGAGCCACAGAGGCTGAGGGCAGCAAAGAGCCTGGGGCTTCAGGACACTGCAGGCAGGGCAAAATGAGACTGgctgggaggagctggggagAGTACATAAGATGAAGTTGGAGACGTGAAGAGGGGGGCCCATACAATTCAGGGTCTCTGTAAGCCAGAGAGATTTGGACTGCAGTTCAACGGGAAGCCAGAGAATGACCCATCTGCTGGCTGCCATGCAGAAAAGGATCAGCAGTCAGGGAGACAAGAACATGTCATACAA encodes:
- the CABYR gene encoding calcium-binding tyrosine phosphorylation-regulated protein isoform X2, which codes for MISPKSRLIIPYGLTTLLEGVSRAILKTNPPNITQFAEVYFKELAVFREENTSLDIQDLVKKFHQTTVERWSEGTTQKKKPNGVKEPERTSVVSHEPKRLEKSTDTEENNVTRPQCSDKTTQFPSVHAELLSEPEAAADAACGPKPSTLKITIPPPSPPPLTLSPEFAYVPADPAQFAAQMLGKVASTHSDSSDILMVDVATSMPVLSEEALGSEAEDHTVAAPIACSGKVVGGVMSQTSVHIGLGSEPKDYEGAPPTASSVPMQDEQEPPAYDQAPKVPLQADIVVTSIVHISSISNDEPVIEVVVSVEQIPQQRVVPFTDHVACPKEHEQSPRVSPRLVGDKMASGMSEKSVGSAKLVQFEDTKGDTSVNVEVKGSTTTVCLENSLHLEVPGSPGQESCEHAASRAPEGEPVLPGEAAGAARPAAPVRSSGGPPLPVPEMEPEWETTPEPVLMESDAENDTV
- the CABYR gene encoding calcium-binding tyrosine phosphorylation-regulated protein isoform X1, whose translation is MISPKSRLIIPYGLTTLLEGVSRAILKTNPPNITQFAEVYFKELAVFREENTSLDIQDLVKKFHQTTVERWSEGTTQKKKPNGVKEPERTSVVSHEPKRLEKSTDTEENNVTRPQCSDKTTQFPSVHAELLSEPEAAADAACGPKPSTLKITIPPPSPPPLTLSPEFAYVPADPAQFAAQMLGKVASTHSDSSDILMVDVATSMPVLSEEALGSEAEDHTVAAPIACSGKVVGGVMSQTSVHIGLGSEPKDYEGAPPTASSVPMQDEQEPPAYDQAPKVPLQADIVVTSIVHISSISNDEPVIEVVVSVEQIPQQRVVPFTDHVACPKEHEQSPRVSPRLVGDKMASGMSEKSVGSAKLVQFEDTKGDTSVNVEVKGSTTTVCLENSLHLEVPGSPGQESCEHAASRAPEGEPVLPGEAAGAARPAAPVRSSGGPPLPVPEMEPEWETTPEPVLMESAIAASEAGQPPPYSNKWTLYCLTDMNQQSRPSLPPAPGPFPQAVLYLSNPKEPHFLQHPPKVTSPAYVMIEDSKKGNAPAPFILVGSHVQEAPDWKPLPGHAVVSQSDALKRYAVVQVPIAVPADQKFQKHTPNPQNGSPSTSGQDVPRPQGPVFLSIAFPVGEVAEKGSGSSDKHTPFGSYGIAGEITVTTAHVHKAETQN